A window of Danaus plexippus chromosome 12, MEX_DaPlex, whole genome shotgun sequence contains these coding sequences:
- the LOC116772512 gene encoding enhanced level of genomic instability 1, with protein MSKIIEIVAGVDEKSNPSLDNDFVIKNSKRVLKPRENILKHKCNKELKKKLKKYKLRRNNHEDPDILDVSQNLITSLKIKSPNSDINTNSNKNISETYKPKNYLLKMVRTKKTNKEAKKNLKDKEEHLLNSIQKGDVEILPFEDIENESKKQMNAFKVLMDSRNKVIGSNSPGKSKTPTSIELDEITTQREIKAKRILSLDKMAEAKGSLKKKEIEEYRDRFVVQKMLKRAELLKNMITSPDKQKTVPTSDSKPANNKSQNKTNEREKKNVIEKSKKTLQLCDLFNEPTEKITHGNVHNNIAQEDIEFLNKLSPSIKKKENMLSYFKKVSKDSDSSLELSDKSSPGDNKHVIKVKFTPKRKKKTKTMKSSENVLNSDNLTNSLDDTKDSNKAQVENSESRKRKRNIGKAESKEDSSTPIPSNVIDCTESDNRPKRNIKKPIKYSDDIDLFSSDEELHIFTPKKKKNIGKLPVNSTEDKKPKNEINLCDVEKKKMKKDRTKSSKSTRKQHGAQNILKDRKLDKKVKLSTENSLKNLKGDSKPTKLAPIFVAKPQLSPAAIEAKQNFLKSGVPEKLKKHALSQPNVVVTEYFQPVVHVQQIPICTKEIYNEFDFYDTNLIDGHLPVVGDCLLKSFLENVPSNILNVPNVRHKPIKLLKCLKNAFPKFPVYRTYHLLKGKSKGEVKDCSYPEMDNSIEVIDGLTDISNDNPDKLNWCEKYKPSSSKQILGNFETIKELKRWLETWTESLIRSKNFKNNDSDSSDFYHSDTDTKDGPKNINNLLILNGVTGSGKTSSVYAVAAELAIKVIEVNASRKRTGKIMLQDLQEATQSHKVNRGKTAIENSQKQQEIVVTVKKRGRSKRGLDDTKSSSQSSENVTQTSQSQETYTDMSLILIDDADIVFDQDDGFCSALSQLIQSSKRPVILVTSSLTCPHLQKFLMNGKILHMHPFVPRILGTWLDIMCLADVGFCFGGLGARILDFYKGDIRKTINCLQFYMNSNKHVHVDEVALSQIKLNIDDETSSTSWADIEVSEDVSLCDENTHMYIDKQVEMLGNKKIDPFNFWWSLPKYYNTDNKLKNKPTSECLEDISKILDAISISDIFDRNDQTEKQCNLLSNFWLCRENPSVLENESYNDYNKSHNFFNEITQELMNITTSKAQKIFNSDRRLCISQPNMMVERQRDRLVCRHKKISSFLHPSVILDRRSVTLDYWSTCRTICCHEKNKTDSVSKRNNRFFHYLKSINFLCNTELFNNLADSLS; from the exons ATGTCCAAAATTATTGAGATAGTTGCTGGAGTTGATGAAAAAAGCAACCCATCCCTCGATAATGAtttcgtaattaaaaatagtaaacgTGTACTTAAGCctagagaaaatattttgaagcaCAAATgcaataaagaattaaagaaGAAACTTAAAAAGTACAAACTTAGAAGAAATAATCATGAAGACCCAGATATTTTAGATGTTTCACAAAACTTAAttacttcattaaaaattaaatctccaAACAGTGATATTAACacaaatagcaataaaaatataagcgaAACGTATAaacctaaaaattatttactaaaaatggTGAGAActaaaaaaacgaataaagAAGCTAAGAAAAATCTTAAAGATAAGGAGGAACACTTACTGAATTCAATTCAGAAAGGAGATGTAGAAATCCTGCCTTTTGAGGATATTGagaatgaaagtaaaaaacaaatgaatgcTTTCAAAGTATTGATGGATTCTAGAAACAAGGTCATTGGTAGTAACTCTCCAGGAAAGAGTAAAACACCCACAAGCATAGAACTAGATGAAATAACCACACAAAGAGAAATTAAGGCAAAAAGAATTCTGTCACTGgacaaaatggctgaagcgAAAGGATcactaaaaaaaaaggaaattgaGGAATATAGAGACAGGTTTGTTGTGCAGAAAATGTTGAAAAGGGCTGAActgttgaaaaatatgataacaAGCCCGGACAAACAAAAAACTGTACCAACTTCTGACTCCAAACCTGCAAATAACAAgtcacaaaacaaaacaaatgagagagaaaagaaaaatgttatagaGAAATCAAAAAAGACACTACAAttatgtgatttatttaatgagcCAACAGAAAAGATAACACATGgtaatgtacataataatattgctCAAGaagatattgaatttttaaataaattgtcaccatcaataaagaaaaaagaaaatatgttgaGTTATTTTAAGAAGGTATCAAAGGATTCTGATTCATCTTTAGAGTTGTCTGATAAGAGCTCCCCTGGTGACAATAAACATGttataaaagtgaaatttaccccaaaaagaaagaaaaaaacgaAAACGATGAAATCATCTGAAAATGTACTAAATTCAGATAATTTGACAAATAGTTTAGATGACACAAAGGACTCGAATAAAGCACAAGTTGAAAATTCTGAAAgcagaaaaagaaaaagaaatattggtAAAGCTGAAAGCAAAGAAGACAGTTCCACACCAATACCATCAAATGTTATAGATTGCACTGAGAGTGATAATAGGcccaaaagaaatattaaaaaacctatTAAATATAGTGATGATATAGATTTGTTTAGTTCTGATgaagaattacatatttttacaccaaagaaaaagaagaataTTGGGAAATTACCTGTAAATAGCACCGAGGATAAAAAACctaaaaatgaaatcaatttatgtgatgtcgaaaaaaaaaagatgaaaaAAGATAGAACAAAATCTTCAAAATCAACAAGAAAACAACATGGAGCCCAGAACATATTAAAGGACAGGAAATTAGATAAAAAGGTGAAACTTTCAActgaaaattctttaaaaaatttgaaggGTGATAGTAAACCAACGAAACTTGCTCCGATATTTGTCGCCAAACCACAACTCTCTCCTGCAGCTATAGAGGCAAAACAGAATTTTCTGAAAAGTGGTGTCCCTGagaaattgaaaaaacatGCACTATCACAGCCCAATGTTGTTGTTACTGAATATTTTCAACCTGTTGTTCATGTACAACAAATTCCAATATGcactaaagaaatttataacgaaTTTGATTTCTATGATACAAACCTAATTGATGGTCATTTACCTGTTGTGGGCGACTGTCTGTTAAAATCATTCCTTGAAAATGTTCCatccaatatattaaatgtaccaAATGTAAGACATAaacctataaaattattgaagtgCCTTAAGAATGCATTTCCTAAATTTCCTGTTTATCGGACATATCATTTGCTTAAAGGCAAAAGCAAGGGAGAGGTTAAGGACTGCAGCTATCCAGAAATGGACAATAGTATTGAAGTTATAGATGGTCTTACAGATATAAGTAATGATAACCCTGATAAATTGAATTggtgtgaaaaatataaacccTCATCTTCAAAGCAAATTTTAGGTAATTTTGAGACTATAAAGGAGTTAAAGAGATGGCTTGAAACATGGACTGAAAGTTTGATAAGATCTAAAAACTTTAAGAACAATGATTCTGATTCATCTGACTTCTATCATTCAGACACTGACACTAAAGATGGGCCAAAGAATATCAATAACTTGCTTATATTGAACGGTGTTACAGGATCAGGGAAAACCAGCAGTGTATATGCTGTAGCTGCTGAGTTAGCTATTAAAGTTATTGAGGTCAATGCGAGTAGAAAGAGAACAGGTAAAATTATGCTACAAGATTTGCAAGAAGCCACACAATCTCATAAAGTCAATAGAGGTAAAACTGCTATTGAAAATTCTCAAAAACAGCAGGAAATTGTAGTGACCGTCAAAAAACGGGGTAGATCCAAAAGAGGATTAGATGATACAAAAAGTTCGTCACAATCCAGTGAAAATGTTACACAGACAAGCCAAAGTCAGGAAACTTACACTGACATGTCTCTCATATTGATTGATGATGCTGACATTGTTTTTGATCAAGATGATGGGTTCTGTTCTGCTTTATCACAGCTAATCCAAAGCTCAAAGAGGCCAGTTATATTAGTGACTTCATCGTTAACTTGCCCTCATTTACAGAAGTTTTTGATGAATGGGAAGATATTACACATGCATCCATTCGTCCCTAGAATACTCGGTACTTGGCTAGATATCATGTGTTTGGCGGATGTCGGATTTTGTTTTGGGGGCTTAGGTGCTAGAATTTTGGATTTTTACAAAGGGGATAttagaaaaacaattaattgctTACAATTTTACATGAATTCTAATAAACATGTCCATGTTGATGAAGTAGCACTGtcccaaataaaattaaatattgatgatGAAACCTCAAGCACGTCTTGGGCTGATATCGAAGTTTCAGAAGACGTCTCACTTTGTGACGaaaatacacatatgtatattgataaaCAAGTTGAAATGCTCGGAAACAAAAAGATCGACCCATTTAACTTTTGGTGGAGCTTACCAAAGTACTAtaacacagataataaattaaaaaataaaccaacCTCTGAATGTTTAGAagacatttcaaaaatattagatgCTATATCTATATCCGATATATTTGATAGAAATGACCAAACAGAAAAACAGTGTAATTTGCTAAGCAACTTTTGGTTGTGCCGTGAAAATCCAAGTGTACTCGAGAATGAGAGCtacaatgattataataaatcacataatttttttaatgaaataactcAAGAACTAATGAATATAACAACTTCTAAAGCAcagaaaattttcaatagtGACAGAAGACTGTGTATAAGCCAGCCAAATATGATGGTAGAAAG gcaAAGAGACAGATTAGTGTgcagacataaaaaaatatcaagtttCTTGCACCCATCGGTGATATTAGATCGTAGATCAGTTACTTTGGATTACTGGTCCACTTGCAGAACAATATGTTGTCATGAAAAGAACAAAACTGATTCTGTTTCAAAGAGAAACAATCGCTTCTTCCACTACCTTAAGTCTATAAACTTTCTTTGCAATACTGAACTCTTTAATAATCTTGCTGATAGCTTAAGTTAG